DNA sequence from the Candidatus Neomarinimicrobiota bacterium genome:
AGGTTGTTCCGTCTTTCTTTATGCCGACGACTTCCCTTCCTATTCCTATGATCTTTTTATCTCCTGTATTGTTATAATTGGAAAGATAGCCGTCGTGCTCTTTATGGTAAGGGTCGGGCATCAAAATCTTGACATTTTTGCCCATTAGCTCTTTAGATGAATAACCGAATATCCGCTCGGCGGCGGGATTTACAGACTCTATTCGGCCTGCACTGTCGATAGTGATGATCCCGTCAACTATATCACTTAAAATTGTCTTGAGGAGATCTCCGCTCTTATCGTAGTCCAATAATTCCAATCCTTTCTCTCTTTTTTATGAGTGCATAAGTTGATTTGTTTTGTTAAATCATACTTCCCGGCTAAAAACATAAAATTAGTGTCGGCATTTCGAGCATCAGGCAGAGAAATCATATACTCCTCTCCCTCTTAACATATGTTTCCTCTAAAATATGACTCCCCCATACTCTTGAAATCGCAAATTTAATGCCAATTGTTGAATCCGATTTGAACAGCGGCAGAAAGACAGTTGTGATACTACCCCTCAAGCGTTTCCCCGAAGCACTGAATAACGATTGAATATTCAACTTCCGCTATTATTAATCGAGTGTTGAAATTGATTGAACGCTTGATCGTTCTAAAATAAGTGCCATTGCTGCATTACCCATCCCTTGAAACAACTGTCGTCGTTTCCCCCGAGTCTTAGATGCTAAACTTATAATTTCTCTAACTGAATTCCTAGCTGAAAAGTCATATACTCATGAACATGATGAGACTGATCACGCCATTTCGAATTTAAGATTTACTTTCGGAGCTCTGTCTCTGTATTTTATCATAATGAGAATTAAAAACGTATTTTCGACTCCCGTTATTTTAGGATTAGCTTCCTTCGCATTGTTTAGCTCGTTCCTGCCGCATAGTTATATATTAGACGGATTTGAATATGCAAATGCAGTCGAGAATAACGATCCTAATTTACTCAGCTATTATCATCCCCATCACCTGTTTTACCGTCCCCTTTTAAGCGGTATATACGAAATAGCCTCTCTGTTCGGGTATTCCGGCGGTTCAATTATCATTATACAAACGGTTAGTTCGCTTGCAGGGGCATTAGTCGTAGCAGCTTTTTTTTCAATCGCTCTTAGTTATCTCGGTTCTTATAAATTGGCTTTGACCGCTTCGTTGTTTTTAACGGGCAGCTTCGGATTCTGGCATCTAAGCACTCAGACCGACCCGTATGTAATATCAATGGCTCTGCTTGCCTGGAGCCTATATTTTCTTGTAATCTATCTCAATAAACCGGATAAAACGGTTTCGTTCATTATCGGAGTTCTATTCTATTTTGCCCTGATGATATCACAAAGTAACGTCATATTCGCTTTGATTTTCATCTACACCAGTATGATAAATCGAAGAGATTATCGTCTCCTCTCTTATTCAATTGTTTTACCCGGTCTTCTTAGTATAGTCACCTACTTTATAGTCGGAACGTTCTTTAAAAAATTGGATTCTTTTAAGGAATTGATTTTATGGATGACAACCTTCGCTCATTCAGGGTATAACTGGACGCTCGGGATAAAAGCGAGCGTTATCGGTTTATTCGAATCGATCGGGATCGCGCTCGCCGGCGGGCAATCCTTGCTCGAGTACAAGCTCGGAGCACACGGAATTTTCAATACTATCGGAATCGCGGCAAATCTTTTGAGTCTTTTGTTTGCACTTGCGGCTGTTCTATGGCTTGGAGTATCGCTTAGAAAACTATTTTTTAAACCGGATAGAACCACCCGGGTTCTTTTACTGATGCTGATCATTTATCCGGCATTTTTCACATGGTGGGCGACCGGTCAGTATAAATTGTGGGTGATACTCCTTATTCCCTTCTGGCTTTTGATTTTTAAGAGTATGGCGACGACCGTGATTCCGGCTAATCCCCGTAGGTCAGGTCTATATCTGATCATCACCGTTTGTATCTGGAACAGCTCCAACTTTATAGGAAATACATTACCGAAGAGTTTACATAAACCGGTAGTTTATTCACAGGTAATTGAGATAGACTCATTTCTTCGGGAATCGGACAGAATCATTTTCGATGATTTCATAAAAACAGGCGAACATCCTGAGCTGCTCTGTGAAACATTTTTACCGCAATATATTCCATACTATCTCGGTAGCAAAACCATCCCGACTTCAACACTTCTAAATAGCCCGGAAAGGTTTTACTCTCAAATTGAATCATCCATGAATAATGGCAGCAACGTTTACTCATACAGCAGCCCGGAGGAATTGAGAAATAGCTATTCAGCGAGAGAAAAATGCTTCGGGAAGATCGAATTTGAATTATTGAAAAGATACGAATTTATTCCCATAACCGGTTATAAAGAAGCTACAGATATCGTCCATCATGAGAGGACACTCTCCGACGCTGAAATGCATGATAAAATCTTATGGAAACTAAAAGCCCGGGCTCATCTGAACGGAGAAAACTGATTTTTATCGAATCTTATAAGGCAATAACTTATGGAAGATGATTCATCCTCAAATATCATATCCGATTTTTAAAGCGAAATTTTAAAAAAACCTTTTGAATTAGGGCATTTGCGCTTATATTTATAGAGAACTTCTAATGAAGAGGGGAAGTGCCCCGCCAGCACATTCTCTTAGTGGATATTAAGACTCAACTGACGGAGCATTGTAGCTGTTGTTGAAGTTTTTATTTTAAATGCTTTAATTAATCCCTCTTTTCATAAATAACTCTTTATAATTTATATGTGCAATTTATGTGCCATCCGAAAATATTTTAGCCTAAGTCCTTAATGTTAATCGGTTTACACTTTTTCGGCTTTCGGAATGATATTGCATTATCGGCAACTATTTGCCACCCTATCTCTCAAATTGATATTTAGGTTCTGAAACTCTTTACTTATTGCCTGTCTTTATACATATAACCCGAATGATGGGAGTATATGTATAAATTTCGGTCGTACGTCAACTAAAACTAATGATTTCCGACACCTGCCGTTAAGTAAGCTTCGACTAAAGTATAACCAAGATAGTCCGATAATATTTATCAAGGACGCAAAAAGCGCATTATTATAGATTGAACTTAAGCAGTCGGGGCGTGATTAAAAATAGCCTATCACGAGGTATCACGCCCTTTTTTGTTACTTAAATTCATTGAACATAAGCGGCTTTTTATATACCTTCTCAATTCAGGACTACAAATGGATGTACGACTTATAAACACCGAGATACCGGAAGTAAAACTAATTGAAACAGCTCGTTTTACGGACGAACGTGGATTTTTCATGGAATCTTTCCACAAACAGGCTTTTGATGAATTAGGCATCCCTTCCATCTACGTTCAGGATAATTATTCACGGTCTAAAAAAGGTGTTTTGCGCGGTATTCATTACCAGGACATGTCAGCACCTATGGGAAAACTCGTACGCTGTACCGTTGGAGAAATAGTTGACGTTGCGGTGGACCTGAGGGCCGGCTCACCAACGTTCGGGAAGTATGTAAAGGAGGTTCTATCCGACGCGAATAACCGGCTGCTCTACATTCCGGAAGGGTTTGGACATGCTTTTTTGTCGCTTTCGGACAGAACGGACGTTATGTATAAATGCACGGGATTTTATTCACCTTCCTCGGAGGGAACAGTGGTCTGGAACGATCCTCAATTGGGGATCGACTGGGGATTAGAAGACCCGATAGTCTCCGATAAAGACGGAAAGGGCAAATCTCTCGAACAATATTTGGCAGAACCCGCCTATGTTTATAAAAGTTCATAATGATATTACATCGTTTATGACTTCGGGTATTATAAAAATAAATTTTTCCCATTCACTCTTTTCCTTTTTCAATCAATCTCTGTTAGTTAAATTACCTACACTACAAAAATCGTTATAGCGTATAAATATGGACTCAAAAGAATTAGCGACAATCGCACTTAATGCAAGGGCTCACGCCCGTGCGCCTTACTCCAATTTCAAGGTTGGGGCAGCTCTTTTGACAAAATCGGGGAAAGTATACACAGGCTCTAATGTTGAATCGTCTTCTTACGGTTTGACCATATGCGCCGAGAGAGTTGCGCTTGTAAAAGCGCTGAGTGAGGGAGACGACCAGTTCGATTCGATAGCGGTCGTTTCTGAGACAGGCGCCTCCCCTTGCGGCGCATGCCGACAATTGCTTTGGGATTACACGAAAGATATACCTGTCTATCTGTCCGATGGGATCGGGGAAATCACTAAATACAATCTCTCCGATCTACTGGCTCATCCGTTTGACGACTCACAGCTTCCTTCAACCGATGGCTGATAAAGGAAAAGAAAAACCCCTGCTCATTGGGATCGCAGGCGGTACCGGCTCGGGGAAAACGCTGGTATCGAACCGGATTTATGAAGAATTAGGTTCGAATCAGGTAGCTATCATAGAACAGGATTCGTACTATCGTGATCATTCAGATATTCCGATTGACGACAGAAACAATCGCAATTTCGATCATCCGAATGCTTTCGATTTTGAACTGATGCGGCATCAGGTAGAGATACTAATGGAAGGGAGAGCTGTAAAGGTTCCTGTCTATGACTATAAAACTCACACTCGTAAAAAACAAAAGCGCACTGTAAAAGATCACGTTGTCATCATCCTCGAAGGGATTCTCACACTTTTCGATCCGGGCATCAGGGCTATGATGGACATTAAAGTCTATATCGACACCCCCTCCGATACAAGGTTTATCAGAAGGCTGAACCGCGATACGAATGAGAGAGGACGCGATATCGATTCTGTCGTGAAACAGTACCAGGAAAGTGTCAGACCTATGCACGAACAATTCGTGGAACCGACAAAGGCGTATGCCGATATTATCATACCCGGCGGAGGTTATAATAACGTAGCAGTGGACCTCCTAAAAACAAAAGTGTCCGCTCTATTAACCGAGCGAATGAATTCAGTGAAAAAATCAGGGAAATAAAATGCACACACCTCAATCAGGCAGAGGAACCATCGAAGCTATATGCGGCGGAATGTTCAGCGGTAAAACGGAAGAACTGATTCGAAGAATCCGGCGCGCCCAGATCGCCAAGCTCAAAGTGGCAATTTTTAAGCCGGAAATTGATGACAGATTCAGCCCAGACCATTTAGTCTCTCACAGCCAATGGAAGATCCCGTCGATAGCAGTCAAGGAACCATCCGAAATAATAGAAAAAGGGATGGAAGCGGATGTGCTCGGAATTGATGAAGTACAATTTTTCGACCGCGGGATCGTAAAGGTCATAGACGAACTCGCAAACTCCGGTAAAAGAGTGATAGTAGCCGGACTCGATCAGGATTTCAGGGGGGTACCGTACGAACCTATGCCCCAGATTATGGCGATAGCGGAATACGTTGATAAGATACTCGCGGTTTGCATGGTTTGCGGTCAGCCTGCAAACAAGACGCAGAGGTTGACATCGCAAACCGAGAAAGTGGTCATTGGAGCAAACGAAGCCTATGAAGCGCGATGTCGTGAATGTTATGAACCTCCGCCGGAAGTCTCTTAGTAAATAATAAATAACAATAGGTGAAGCAATGAGATTTGTCAGTCTATTCGGATTATTGGTGTTTATCGGCATCGCATTCCTTATGTCGAATAATAAAAGCAAAATTCGCCCGAGGATAATACTATGGGGCTTAGGACTTCAATTATTGTTTGCTTCGATCATTCTCGGAAATCCGATATCGATATGGAATGTGACACTTTCTGTTTCATTTTCCGGAATGTATTTGTTCCTCTCTTTGATACTAATGTACGCATTCAAGGACGAGATAAATCAAAAATCTGATAGGAACGCTCAGCTAATACACACTGCCCTGATTTTATTGGGTTCAGGTTTATATGCATTTTTGTTATACAAATTTGCACGATTCGGTATGACAACAATCGTATTGGGAATTTCATTTATAGCCATTTTTATACTCCGATTTATTAAAAAAACAGAATATCAAAAATATTTAGTTTCTTCATTTTTAATTTCAAGTTGGGTGTTTCTGCTTACCAATAATTTAGATGGTAAAACAGTTTTTAAGATGTTATCAGCAAAAGTAAATACATTTTTAAAACTTGCGGATCTCGGCTCGGCTTTCCTGTTCGGTAACCTCATTGATCCGAAATATTATGATACATTCGGTTTCCAGTTCGCCTTTGCAGTACTTCCCACCATAATATTTTTTGCGGCATTTCTTTCAATACTCTATCATCTCGGGGTAATGCAGGTGATAGTTGGAGGGATGGCTAAATTCATGCGTTGGACGATGGGAACCAGCGGGGCTGAGACTCTCTCATGCAGTGCAAACGTCTTCGTAGGACAAACGGAGTCCCCCCTTCTCATCAAACCCTTTTTGAACGGGATGACGGTCTCGGAGCTCGCTACCGTTATGATCGGTGGATTCGCAACTATCGCAGGAGGTGTTTTGGCCGGATACATCCGTATGGGCATAGACCCCGGACACCTGATCGCGGCGAGCGTGATGTCGGCGCCCGCGGCGCTGGTAATCGGAAAGATCATTTATCCGGAGACTGAACATTCTGAAACTGCCGGCGATGTCGAAATACCCCGGACTAAAACCTCCGTCAACCTGCTCGATGCCGCAACTGCCGGTGTAACGGACGGATTGAAGTTAGCCGTAAATGTCGGCGCCATGCTTCTCGCGTTTATAGCCTTGATCGGACTGGTAGATTTAATACTAAATTTTATGGACGGCTTGATCGACGGAAGGTTACTCGGCGGCACTTATCAAACTTATACTGGAAGCGGAGGATTTTCTCCCGTTAACGGCGAATATCTCGGTCTGTTTCCGGGCTCGCTGAAGACGCTTTTCGGTACTCTTCTTCGTCCCCTCGCATGGACCATGGGTGTCGCCTGGAACGAAGCGGATAAGGTAGGAAATCTTCTTGGAGTTAAAATTGCCCTCAATGAATTTGTCGCCTACGCTCAGCTGGGAAGCCATGTCAGTGTCGGCGATCTTTCCGAACGTTCATTGATCATATCCACCTACGCTCTTTGCGGATTTGCCAATTTCTCCTCTATTGGAATCCAAATCGGCGGTATATCCGCGATCGCGCCCGGAAGGCGCTCGGACCTTGCGAAAATAGGTCTCAAAGCTATGTTCGGAGGAGCGTTAGCATCATGGATGACAGCGACTATTGCAGGCGTTCTAATTTAATAATTTAGGCTTTGTCAATGAGAATGGTGTTATTGGGCCCTCCCGGCTCAGGTAAGGGAACACAGGCGCAGCTATTAGTCGAAAAATTCGGAGTACCTCAAATTTCGACCGGTGATATTCTGAGAGACAACATAGCTAAGAAAAACGAGCTGGGAATTTTTGCCGACCGACTCCTGAAAAAGGGGGAGCTTGTACCGGATGACCTGATACTTAGTATGATCGAGACCATTCTCGACGGAGATAATGCCCGCTCCGGTTTTATATTTGACGGCTTCCCGCGTACGATCCCGCAGGCTGAGGGTCTTGACGATCTTCTTGAACAAAGGGATATTGGGATCGATTACGTCATCAGCTTTGAAATCCTTGAAGATGAGGTCGTCAACAGACTCTCCGCACGTTGGTCCTGCCCGAACTGCGGTAGTCTATTTAACACTCTTTCTCACCCGCCTTCAGAAACCGGAATTTGTGATAATTGCGGCAGCGAACTCCAGCAGAGGGACGATGACCGTCCGGATACGATTCGACACCGTTTATCGGTTTACTCTCGTCAGACTGAACCGCTCGTAGAATACTATAAGAAGAAGGGGAATCTGACAATCATATCCGCCGGGGGCGGACCCCAAACTGTATTTGACAGAATTATCGAGACAATTTCAAAAGACGATCTATAACCCATGACCATTATCGGCGTAACGGGGGGGATGGGGAGCGGAAAGACATTGGTCAGCTCCATGCTGGGTAAATTAGGGGCAAAGGTCATAGAGGCGGACAAGGTTGCGAAAGGGCTTTATGCCGCCGAACCGGATCTCAAAAGAGATATTATCGAGGCTTTCGGTATGGGAATTCTGGATGAATCCGGTGAAGTATCCTTCAAGCGGCTGGCTGCCGAAGCGTTCAAAGATAAATCGACAACCGCAACTCTCAATAAGATAACTCACCCTTATATAAGAGAGGCGATAAGGCAATTGATAATCGACCACTCAATGACCGAAAATATTATTGCCGTCGATGCGGCGCTTCTGTTTGAAGGGGAATTGCTGTATACGGTGGATTATATTATTGCGGTGACCGCGCCCGAGGATGGACGTATAGACAGGATCGTTAAATCCGGTAGATTTACCGAAGACGAAGTCCGACGTCGAATGAAGTATCAACTCCCGGATGAGGAGAAAGCTGCCCTGTCAGATTTCGTAATCGCAAATACGGGAACGATTGAAGAACTCGAACGAAAAGTTAAAGACGTTTTTAATCAGATAAAGAATCCACCTGACTTTTAATTACCGTTGTGACCTGTCCTCCCCCAAACCTTACCGAGGCTGATTCCTGCTTCAACTAACGGCGTGGTAGAAAATAGCTTTGTCGAGTTGATATATAACATGCGCCATTCAAACCGGGCGTATAATCCTGTCCGCGACCCATTGGTCTTGGCAATTCCCGTCTCGATCCTCCTCCAATTCCATTTACCCTGCGGCTCAATTGCAAAGCCGATCCTAAGTTCATTTAATCTTTTCAAATTATTCGATGAGGAGACGGAGGCTCCGAATCTAAAGTTGACCGTCAATCTTGATACCCATCCAACTCGGACCGGAACGGGAGGAAAATCCACACCGGTTGAAGCGTAGAAATTCAACCCTGAATCTACCCCGTTACCGGTTCTCCCACCTAACTCCGCTCTTCCTCTGTAAGTCGGGCGGGGAGGAAATCTGCCGTCTTCCATCATCAGCATTGCCATTCTCATCAGACTGGATGCTCTTTTCCTTTCATTCGTATTCAGCTCGGCGGCTGACGGCAGCGGTTTGACCTCGTCCGTTATTGCAGGTTTTCCGGTTTTTAAAGAATTTCCGCTGATGCTCTCCATCGCTGCAAGCACTTCTTCAGATATAATTGCATAGCCTTTGTAGGATGGATGATGAAGGTCCGGACTGATATATGAAGAATTTTGTGAAGTGAATCCCGGCTCGGATTCGAGCCGTTTCATCAAGCCGTAAATATCCACCACACTTGCCCCCATCTCTTCCGCTACACTGTTTATTACCGCGTTATATGCTGCCGCTCTATCCTTTACACTCTGCAGCATTTCAGGACTGAAGACCTCTTTGGATTCAAAGCGGTTATTTCTGAAAGGGGTCAGAAACGCTGAAGTTTTGCTTCCCTCGGGATACGGCACTTCCGATCCGTTCACTGAGCCGGCGGGGAGATCTGTGAATACCGGCAGTTGTGTAACGTCAGGTAATGTCAGAAAGAGCAGATGACTCGCCTCAACCTCGTCCTTGAGAAGTCGTCCGAGTCGCGCTGCGAGAACAGCGTAATCTCTTTTAAATTCTTCTTGAGAAGGCGGTGTAGCATCTCCAAGCATTCCGAACGAAGAGAGCAAGTCGTTGGCGCCTATCCACAAAATTATCCACTCATATTCTTCTCCGGAATTCTCAGCCGCCCGGATCAAACTCTCGTTCTGCCTGAGCAGCACTCTTCCAAAAATCCAGGATGCAGATTTTTTACCATGATTTTCAGACGACTGGTTTAATACTTCTTTCAGAGTCTGGCCGGGAACAGCGATAATATTTCTATCCTTTTTACGCCTGCCTTTGGTAAATGCGCTTGGGAGCAAATTGATGATATTCCTCAACCCCAAAAACCCGAAGCCATTCTTGGTTAGTGTCAGATTATCCAGTGGATAAGGGTGATCGAATCCGGGTAAGTCCGGCTCGATACCGGTTTTCGATAGTAATTGTGCCGCCCAGCCTTGTTTCGCAGATTCATCGTCGAGATATAGAAAATACATCCCGGCAGTGAGACTGTCACCGAAGAGCAGCACACGGGCTTTCTCATTTAGATGCTCTGCTCCCGTTATTTGTGTGTTGAATAGAAGCAGCTGACTTAGAAATATAAACTTAAACTTTTTTTTCATAACCTTATCAGAATCGGCATCCCGGGTTGCTGTTTCACAAACTATGGCAAAAAAACGATTTAAGTGAAATTCATGGAAAGCAACCGACTGACTTTTCAGTCTGTTTTGACAAAACTTACATATAAGTTACCGGATATAAAAACTAAAATTGATAACGGATTCATTACGGGCATTGTCGACAGCAGAGATTTGGAGTCTATGCTTACCCTTCGATAGGTTTCTGTCACTCACGTACGTCGCTGTATTGGAAGCCGGATGCCATTCGAATATCAATTTTTTGCCGTCCAATTTGAACTGTATCGAGCGTTCATCTTCGATTCCTGAAAGGTCATCGGTGATTTCTGCTGATATCCTCAGATTCTCTTTCGAAACGACTGAGCGATCCAAAGGTGTTACTTTCGAAATCTTTGGCGGGATCATATCGCTTAATACCGCAAAGCTTTCTAAACTTAAGACATCCGTTGACAGAACAGTCATGGAAGTGTCGTGATCACTCTTCAAAAACACCCAACCCTCTTTCATATCGTGATAATACATCCCTAATTTCTCCCTATCTATCGTCGTGTGGGGATATCGGAGCAGAACTTTTATTATCTCTTTCATAGGTTGGTAGTTGGGAGATATTTTGTATACGGGCGTCACAAGGTTTTTGTTGATATTTCCAAAATCATTATTATCCTCTATAATTACATCTCCATAATAATCACCGTACAGGGAATTCTCATCGAATTGTACCATGAAATTTCCGTCCCCGGATACGAGAGTCCCTCCTGTTCTATGCGATATCTGGTTAAGAGAGAGCACATCTTCGTATAGCACGTCTCCGGAACTTCCATCAATAACACTCAAAATTGTAAGGGTTGTTAAAATGTCAAGCGGGACGGAAGCCTCATATCTGAACGCTTCAGTTTGTCTCAGCGGTATATTCAAGGGCTTATTCTGCCCATTCTTTAACCGCAACACAGGCGCCTCAGAAAGGAGTTCCGAATGAGTATAGATTATAGCCATATGCTTGTCATAGATTTCAAACTTGATCGTATCATTTTCAACTTTTGATTTTTCTTCTCGCAAACTCACGAAGACCGGTAGTAAAGAAGCTCCGATAATGTCATGCCCATCAATCCTTAGATGCCCGTACAGCTGAGAGTTTATTGTTAATGATGTCGTTATGCTTGTTTTATTTTTTCCGATAGTTTTTGAGCTGAGCTTCACATATCCCTTGCCGGGTAAATATCCCGATATTTTTACCCTGCTTAACGGCACTCCTCTTTTACTGAACTTAAATTTATATTGCCCCTGAGCGAATTCGGTCAGTGAAACATTGACAGAATGAGAAGTGTTGTACACGAAGGCGCCGCGGACTATTGATTTGTTTCCATAATAATCTGAAACCTCTATTTCGTACGAGTGAAGACCGGGCATAACAGAACTGTCAAGCGCTCCGTCGGATCTGTTACTATAGAACGGCATTGTGTTATATGGCTTAACGTATAGCGAATGAAAGAGGCCTTTGCCCTTCCTCCAGAGCCTGTATTCTCTGTCGACTTCAATCTGCCTCGTATTATCAAAGGAAAACGTCTCGTAGTTCGCCCGGAAATATTCCACACCGTCGATCTTTAGGCGAAACGAATTTATCCCGTATTTGTTGGGGATGTCGTTTGCCATGTCGTATGCAGAGAGGGCAATGCCGATCTTACCGTATATTTGAACGGTATCTTTTATCTGGTAAACGTATTTCCCTACCCTGTGCAATTTATATGTTTTGTCAGTGAACCCTCCGTCGATTTCGGATCCGTTCTCCAATGGGATAAATGCAAGCCTGACGGGAGTCGGATGAACCGCGTCCTTTATCTTGAAACCGAAAGCCAACGGGTTCATAGGATTGTTCCGGGAGTCCCTTATTTCGAAGTGAAGGTGCGGATATTTAGTACCCGTTTTACCGCTTAAGGCTATTGTCTCTCCTCTTTTCACAGGATATTGTGACGAATTAAATTGAATGTCTACCCTGTACTCTCCGGAACTGTTCTGGTTTTTTTTAATGACTTTCTCAATATCCTCGGTGAAACTCCTCAGATGCGCATAAACGGCGGTGTTACCGTCTGAGAGCTTCTGGTAAATCACCTTTCCATAGCCGTACGGGGATACCCGTACCCTGGATATATACCCGTCACTGACCGCAAATATTTTATATCCTTCCCTGTTCCATGTTTTTATGTCTATCCCCGAATGAAAATGCCCCGGGCGAAATTCACTGAACGTCGATGTAATCGCTTTGCTTGCATTTGTGGGCCAGTAGTATTTTTGTGCTGAGAGAAATTCTCCCGCCGCGGAGAAGTATAGGAATAAAGCCGATATGATTTTCAATCTCATTTGAACGGTAAATGTAAACTCCCCCGGTTCTCTCTTCAAAACCTTTTTTTACTATATAATATTAGTCATTCTGAGGGAGTGGAACGACCGAAGAATCCCAGATTCCTTCTAAGTAACCTGTCTGAGATTCTTCGCTATGCTCAGAATGACATCATCGTTTTATTTGTTCTTACAGACGTCAGCCCGGTTTGCCTTTTGTCCACGATATTATAACGCAGGCACCCTTCGACTTCGCTCAGGGTGACTGCGCCACACTGATCCAGTAATTTGCGTGAAACTCCGTAGGGGACGCAGATCTGCGTCCCCTACAATTATCCAAATAGTAAGTAAATTGATCGTGGCGGTCAGGGTCACCGCCGTTGGCGGGACTTACACGTGACCTAACTCGCACGCAATTCTTCGATGGAATTTGTAGGGACAACTCAGAAGTTGTACTTAGGGCAATTCGTGAATTGCCCCTACAATTTAGATTAACGATGGGTTCCTCAGAGGGATTCCTTCATGACCTTCGGGAAAAACGGTTTACCTGTTACGAACACATCTTCTTAACCCCCGACTTGAGTCGGGGGTTAGATCGGATAAAGATTTCTCATGGAACCCTTTTAAGGGTTTCCGACCCGCCTGGCACCCGCCAGACCGATGTCGGGCTGGTTAGTCGAACAGGTCGGAATCCCGTTCCGGCAGTCGGCTGATCTGTTAACTGACGGACTGACTGATACCTGAAATTGCCGATGGATATGAAAAACCCCGGCGCTTATGCCGGGGCTCGAAATTGTTATTTACCACTAATCGTTATATAATTTTTTCCGGTTCTATTACAATCTCCTTCGTCTTATACAAAATTTCCCTCAACCCTTTTAGACTATTCCTGAGATTAATATCAATTTCGTTACGAAGACCTTGCATCATAATATTCATGTCAAAATCGTGATCGAAGAAATCGAAATGAAAAGTCTTT
Encoded proteins:
- a CDS encoding M23 family metallopeptidase, whose translation is MKREPGEFTFTVQMRLKIISALFLYFSAAGEFLSAQKYYWPTNASKAITSTFSEFRPGHFHSGIDIKTWNREGYKIFAVSDGYISRVRVSPYGYGKVIYQKLSDGNTAVYAHLRSFTEDIEKVIKKNQNSSGEYRVDIQFNSSQYPVKRGETIALSGKTGTKYPHLHFEIRDSRNNPMNPLAFGFKIKDAVHPTPVRLAFIPLENGSEIDGGFTDKTYKLHRVGKYVYQIKDTVQIYGKIGIALSAYDMANDIPNKYGINSFRLKIDGVEYFRANYETFSFDNTRQIEVDREYRLWRKGKGLFHSLYVKPYNTMPFYSNRSDGALDSSVMPGLHSYEIEVSDYYGNKSIVRGAFVYNTSHSVNVSLTEFAQGQYKFKFSKRGVPLSRVKISGYLPGKGYVKLSSKTIGKNKTSITTSLTINSQLYGHLRIDGHDIIGASLLPVFVSLREEKSKVENDTIKFEIYDKHMAIIYTHSELLSEAPVLRLKNGQNKPLNIPLRQTEAFRYEASVPLDILTTLTILSVIDGSSGDVLYEDVLSLNQISHRTGGTLVSGDGNFMVQFDENSLYGDYYGDVIIEDNNDFGNINKNLVTPVYKISPNYQPMKEIIKVLLRYPHTTIDREKLGMYYHDMKEGWVFLKSDHDTSMTVLSTDVLSLESFAVLSDMIPPKISKVTPLDRSVVSKENLRISAEITDDLSGIEDERSIQFKLDGKKLIFEWHPASNTATYVSDRNLSKGKHRLQISAVDNARNESVINFSFYIR